In Aliiglaciecola sp. LCG003, a genomic segment contains:
- a CDS encoding GGDEF domain-containing protein, whose product MVLNFNNLLKNHLHSGNNTSQTYEVNQQIFVVNLFSLIGLIVTFILSMSALYRDEKVLSSLLLVAAIVFLIAHQIHRIKSITHPYIVSRRIIHYCLLALMISVVYTGGYANTGPLWIYIVPPFAFFFAGLKKGLVNIGVFISIISIMLFFPNELLLQASYSYEFKSRLIYSFLTVTFLFGVYEYTRHRSFEMMQQLSDRFEQQAMHDPLTLLPNRRAMREYLDYEFNRAQRSKVDMSVLLCDIDHFKAINDNFGHDGGDSVLQQLANLFTQTLRKQDKIARWGGEEFLLLLPETNAHDAFTLAEKIRLKVADSVFIHDGKEITMTLSIGVNEVTPNTSIDKAIGLADHFLYQAKEGGRNRTMPSRDKLASH is encoded by the coding sequence ATGGTGTTAAACTTTAATAATTTGCTGAAAAATCATCTGCATTCAGGTAACAATACCAGTCAAACTTACGAGGTAAACCAGCAAATTTTCGTGGTGAATCTATTTTCCCTAATCGGGCTAATAGTCACTTTTATCCTATCAATGAGTGCCCTATATCGAGACGAAAAGGTGTTAAGTAGCTTGCTGCTTGTCGCCGCTATCGTGTTCTTAATCGCTCACCAAATTCATCGTATTAAAAGCATAACGCACCCTTACATTGTTTCACGCAGAATTATTCACTATTGCCTGTTAGCCCTGATGATTTCGGTAGTTTACACCGGTGGTTATGCCAATACTGGCCCATTGTGGATATATATAGTGCCACCTTTTGCATTTTTCTTCGCGGGTCTTAAAAAAGGATTGGTTAATATTGGGGTTTTCATCAGTATTATCAGTATTATGCTGTTTTTCCCAAATGAATTGCTGCTGCAAGCTAGTTACAGCTACGAATTTAAATCCCGCTTAATATATTCATTCTTAACGGTCACGTTTTTATTCGGCGTGTATGAATACACCCGGCATAGATCATTCGAAATGATGCAACAATTAAGTGATAGATTTGAACAACAGGCCATGCATGATCCACTTACACTGCTGCCAAATCGCCGGGCTATGCGCGAATATTTGGACTATGAGTTCAACCGTGCACAACGAAGCAAAGTGGATATGTCGGTGCTGTTATGTGATATCGACCATTTTAAAGCCATCAACGATAATTTCGGTCATGACGGCGGCGACAGTGTTTTACAACAGCTAGCCAATTTATTTACTCAGACATTGCGAAAACAAGATAAGATTGCCCGTTGGGGAGGCGAAGAGTTTCTATTGTTGCTCCCGGAAACCAATGCCCATGACGCCTTCACCTTAGCAGAGAAAATCCGTTTAAAAGTAGCAGATAGCGTGTTTATACATGACGGCAAAGAGATAACTATGACCCTTAGCATTGGTGTGAATGAGGTCACGCCAAACACCTCAATTGATAAAGCAATCGGTCTGGCGGATCACTTTTTATACCAAGCCAAAGAAGGTGGCAGAAACCGTACTATGCCCTCAAGAGACAAGTTAGCATCTCATTAA
- the treF gene encoding alpha,alpha-trehalase TreF, with amino-acid sequence MTYSQHPKYDVQDNLAFLDSELFHAVQMAGLFDDSKAFADALPKCDYAKVTQHYDQQVSASDFNLRSFVNAHFDLPQPLELRDVISQDVRSQIEALWDKLARQPDHPQNDSLIPLQHGYLVPGGRFREIYYWDSYFTALGLMISGREALVKSMIYNFIELQQQVGCIPNGNRNYYRSRSQPPVLGLMIDLIVEAQTDEQEKLNFIAATVAGLETEYRFWMDGAQNLSVSDCAKRRVVRMPNSQVLNRYWDDSATPRPESYREDMEAASALEASQRNDYYRNIRAACESGWDFSSRWLAEHNNLSSIQTTHIIPVDLNALLWKVEKLLAKYHTLLGQHARAIEFSENADKRKQAIDYYLWDTQRQFYYDYNFVAAQQTTVKSLAAAVPLFVEMANDAQAESVLQCIAHDFVCTGGLITTTEHTSQQWDSPNGWAPLHWFTVQAARNYANTNLAELIMQRWLNTVENHFQQHGNLMEKYDVISAAQLAQGGEYEVQHGFGWTNGVTLKFYDLLTKG; translated from the coding sequence ATGACGTACTCCCAACACCCTAAATATGATGTGCAAGACAATCTAGCCTTTTTGGACAGTGAGTTGTTTCACGCTGTACAAATGGCGGGGCTTTTCGACGATAGCAAAGCCTTTGCTGATGCATTACCTAAGTGCGATTATGCCAAGGTGACTCAGCACTACGACCAGCAAGTATCTGCTAGCGATTTTAATCTTCGCAGTTTCGTAAATGCACATTTTGATTTGCCCCAGCCGTTGGAGTTAAGGGATGTGATAAGCCAAGATGTGCGCTCACAAATAGAAGCCTTGTGGGATAAACTAGCCAGACAACCCGACCATCCACAAAATGATTCTCTGATCCCTTTGCAGCATGGCTATTTAGTGCCTGGAGGACGGTTTCGTGAAATTTATTATTGGGATAGCTATTTCACCGCCTTGGGACTGATGATTTCAGGGCGAGAAGCCTTGGTTAAATCAATGATTTACAATTTCATTGAATTACAACAACAAGTGGGGTGTATTCCAAATGGCAATCGCAACTACTACCGCTCACGCTCTCAGCCTCCAGTACTAGGATTAATGATTGACCTTATCGTTGAAGCGCAGACAGATGAGCAAGAAAAGCTGAATTTCATCGCTGCTACTGTTGCGGGCTTAGAAACCGAATATCGCTTCTGGATGGATGGGGCCCAAAATTTGTCGGTGTCGGATTGCGCTAAGCGTCGGGTAGTTCGCATGCCAAACTCACAGGTGTTGAACCGCTATTGGGATGATAGCGCTACGCCTCGACCTGAATCTTATCGAGAAGATATGGAGGCTGCCAGTGCCCTAGAGGCGTCCCAGCGGAATGATTATTATCGAAATATACGAGCCGCTTGTGAGTCGGGATGGGACTTTAGTTCACGCTGGTTGGCTGAGCACAATAATTTATCCTCGATTCAAACTACCCATATTATCCCCGTTGATTTGAATGCACTGTTGTGGAAAGTTGAAAAATTACTGGCGAAATATCACACCTTGCTAGGTCAGCATGCTAGGGCAATTGAATTTAGTGAAAATGCTGATAAACGTAAACAGGCGATAGATTATTATTTGTGGGATACTCAACGGCAATTTTATTATGACTACAATTTCGTCGCCGCGCAGCAAACCACGGTGAAATCACTGGCCGCAGCAGTCCCTTTATTTGTGGAAATGGCCAACGACGCTCAAGCCGAGTCGGTTCTGCAATGCATTGCACACGATTTTGTCTGCACTGGTGGACTGATCACAACTACTGAGCACACCTCTCAGCAGTGGGACTCCCCCAATGGCTGGGCACCACTACACTGGTTTACCGTGCAAGCTGCGCGTAATTATGCCAACACTAATCTGGCTGAGTTGATTATGCAAAGATGGCTGAATACGGTGGAAAATCATTTTCAACAACATGGTAATTTGATGGAAAAATACGATGTGATAAGTGCTGCGCAATTGGCCCAAGGTGGCGAATATGAAGTGCAACATGGATTTGGTTGGACCAACGGAGTGACCTTGAAGTTCTATGATTTACTCACCAAAGGGTAA
- a CDS encoding MFS transporter, translating to MSRLMTIVAIAACYFTFAILLNSVGPVILQSINSFDISKPHASTLEGFKDLSIALVSFVIASFIPRIGYKIALLAGLLLVLLACLVTPLVNEFVMIQVLFACIGTSFALVKVSVYSIIGQLSHDAKGHASLLNTIEGIFMLGVLSGYWVFSSFIGEQPSDSAQWLNVYFFLAFLIGITIIFTFFAPIEKPQKSSQSVKLKDDFLQMIKLAYKPLVLIFVLSIFLYVLVEQGIGTWLPTFNNEILHLPVNISIQVTSLFAASIAVGRLLAGQVLRVFNWYGFLNVCLLGMAILMLLILPLTKDLVPAGVDSIWDAPLAAYILPLIGLLMAPIYPILNSVMLSSLNKSHHAAMTGLIVVFSALGGTTGSILTGYIFDIFGGQNAFYSALIPMLGIALSLYFFRRKTTPSPT from the coding sequence ATGTCTCGATTGATGACAATAGTCGCGATTGCCGCCTGTTATTTTACCTTCGCGATTTTGCTCAATAGCGTCGGACCTGTCATTCTGCAATCAATTAACAGCTTTGATATCAGTAAACCTCATGCGAGTACTCTCGAAGGGTTTAAAGATCTGTCAATTGCTTTGGTGTCATTTGTCATTGCCTCATTTATTCCGCGAATAGGTTACAAAATAGCCCTGTTAGCGGGACTATTATTAGTTCTGCTTGCTTGTTTAGTCACGCCACTAGTCAATGAATTTGTAATGATCCAAGTGCTGTTTGCTTGTATCGGGACCTCTTTTGCTTTGGTTAAAGTGTCGGTTTATTCAATTATTGGCCAGTTAAGCCATGATGCAAAGGGCCATGCGTCGTTACTCAATACCATTGAAGGGATCTTCATGCTGGGTGTTTTATCCGGTTATTGGGTGTTTAGCAGCTTTATCGGCGAGCAACCAAGCGATTCGGCACAATGGCTGAATGTATATTTCTTTTTGGCGTTCTTAATTGGTATTACCATTATTTTCACTTTTTTTGCACCGATAGAAAAACCGCAAAAAAGTAGCCAAAGCGTAAAATTAAAAGATGACTTTCTGCAGATGATCAAACTGGCCTATAAGCCTTTGGTGCTTATTTTTGTGCTGTCGATCTTTTTATATGTGTTGGTCGAGCAGGGCATAGGTACTTGGCTGCCTACCTTTAACAACGAAATACTTCACTTACCGGTGAATATCAGTATTCAAGTTACTAGTTTATTTGCAGCATCTATTGCCGTTGGACGCCTGCTCGCCGGTCAGGTTCTGCGGGTATTCAACTGGTATGGTTTTTTGAATGTGTGTTTGCTTGGCATGGCGATTTTGATGCTGTTGATCCTACCCTTAACTAAAGACTTAGTTCCCGCTGGCGTTGATAGTATCTGGGATGCCCCTTTGGCTGCATATATTTTACCTTTGATTGGCTTATTAATGGCGCCCATATACCCCATTTTAAATTCAGTTATGTTAAGTTCCCTAAATAAATCCCACCATGCCGCTATGACAGGGCTTATTGTAGTTTTCTCTGCGCTAGGAGGCACAACAGGCTCTATTCTCACCGGTTACATCTTTGACATTTTTGGTGGTCAAAATGCATTTTATAGCGCGCTTATACCTATGCTGGGTATTGCTTTGAGCCTTTATTTTTTCCGACGTAAGACTACCCCGTCGCCTACATAG